The following are from one region of the Nicotiana tomentosiformis chromosome 7, ASM39032v3, whole genome shotgun sequence genome:
- the LOC104090884 gene encoding putative multidrug resistance protein: MGNNKGGMFRFADKTDKLLMFFGTLGSMGDGLQIPLMMFVLSEVINDYGNLSSSVSMHIVNKYSLWLLYVAIGVGLSAFVEGLCWARTAERQTSRMRLEYLKSVLRQEVGFFDTQAAESSTTYQVISTVSADSTTIQVTIGEKIPDCLAYMSSFLFCHIFAFVLSWKITLAAIPFTLMFIIPGLGFGTMMMNVGMQMIESYGVAGGIAEQAISSIRTLYSYVAENQTLDKFSQSLQKVMELGIKQGFARGLLLGSLGMVYISWAFQAWLGSILVSKHGEKGGDVFVAGFNVLMGGLNILSALPNLTAITEAKSAAIRITEMIDRHPAIDTEDKKGKALSYVRGEIEFNGVYFNYPSRPDTPILQGLNLRISPGKTTGLVGGSGSGKSTIISLLQRFYDPIEGDISLDGHKIKKLHLKWLRSQMGLVNQEPILFATTIKENILFGKEGTTMEEVEKAAKAANAHDFIIKLPDAYETQVGQFGLQLSGGQKQRIAIARALIRDPKVLLLDEATSALDSESERVVQEALDHASMGRTAIVIAHRLSTIRMANRIVVLQQGRVIESGTHEELMQMTDGEGGEYYKMVQLQQLATLNDVANTPSQKTGGRSSYRKGTTPQSPFNMISSAAATPVMYPFSPAFSRSAPFSAPYSVQFEESYESDDSHFTKEVYRAPSQLRLLQMNAPEWGRALLGCIGAIGSGAVQPINAYCVGAVISVYFRTDKSSIQSHARVYSFVFTGLAVFNFFTNLLQHYNFAVMGEKLTRRIREKLLAKLMTFEIGWFDQDENMSAAICARLSTEANMVRSLVGDRMSLLAQAFFAATFAYTLGLFLTWKLALVMMAAQPLLIGSFYGRSVLMKSMSGKAQKAQREGSQLASEAVINHRTITAFSSQRRIVGLFKATLEGPRKESIRQSWYAGVGLCSSQFLAAASTALAYWYGGKLLSQGEISPEKLFQAFLALLFTAYTIAEAGSMTKDISRGSNAVGSVFAILDRNTEINPDHSSAIDAMRTQIRGHVELKRVFFAYPSRPDQLIFRGLSLEISAGTTVALVGQSGCGKSTIIGLIERFYDSDKGSVYIDEKDIKDYNLRSLRKSIALVSQEPTLFAGTIYENIAYGKENAKESEIRKAAVLANAHEFISGMNDGYETQCGQRGVQLSGGQKQRIAIARAILKNPKILLLDEATSALDTVSESAIQEALEKMMVGRTCIVVAHRLSTIQKATSIAVIKDGIVAEQGSHSDLLSIGKNGSYYSLVKLQGGNSPYR; encoded by the exons ATGGGGAATAATAAAGGAGGAATGTTTAGATTTGCTGATAAAACAGACAAGTTGTTAATGTTCTTCGGGACTTTAGGAAGTATGGGAGATGGTCTGCAGATTCCTCTAATGATGTTTGTGCTTAGTGAAGTGATTAATGATTATGGAAACCTAAGTAGTTCAGTTTCTATGCATATCGTGAACAAG TATTCTCTATGGCTACTCTATGTCGCAATTGGAGTTGGACTGTCTGCTTTTGTTG AAGGATTATGTTGGGCAAGAACTGCTGAAAGACAAACATCTCGTATGAGATTAGAGTATCTAAAATCTGTACTGAGGCAGGAAGTTGGATTTTTTGACACACAGGCAGCTGAGTCTTCCACTACTTATCAAGTGATTTCAACTGTCTCAGCTGATTCAACTACGATTCAAGTGACCATAGGCGAGAAG ATACCTGATTGCCTGGCTTACATGTCATCCTTCTTGTTCTGCCACATCTTTGCGTTTGTGTTATCATGGAAGATCACATTGGCCGCGATACCATTCACCTTAATGTTCATCATCCCAGGACTTGGATTTGGGACAATGATGATGAACGTGGGAATGCAGATGATAGAGTCCTATGGAGTTGCTGGAGGAATAGCAGAACAAGCTATCTCTTCTATAAGAACACTATATTCTTATGTAGCTGAGAACCAAACTCTCGATAAGTTCAGTCAATCGCTGCAGAAAGTTATGGAATTAGGAATCAAGCAAGGCTTTGCTAGAGGGCTGTTGCTGGGAAGCTTGGGAATGGTTTATATTAGCTGGGCTTTTCAGGCATGGCTTGGATCGATTCTAGTCAGCAAACATGGAGAGAAAGGTGGTGATGTATTTGTAGCAGGTTTCAATGTTCTTATGGGAGGATT AAATATTTTGTCCGCTCTTCCAAATCTTACAGCAATCACAGAGGCAAAGTCTGCTGCTATTCGGATAACAGAGATGATTGATAGACATCCAGCAATTGACACTGAAGATAAGAAGGGGAAAGCATTGTCATATGTAAGAGGAGAAATTGAATTCAATGGTGTGTACTTCAATTACCCCTCAAGGCCCGATACGCCTATCTTGCAAGGCCTGAATCTTAGAATTTCGCCTGGAAAAACTACAGGACTTGTTGGGGGTAGTGGTTCTGGGAAATCCACCATAATTTCGTTGCTTCAAAGATTCTATGACCCCATTGAAGGTGATATTTCCTTGGATGGACACAAGATAAAGAAACTCCATCTTAAATGGCTGAGGTCCCAAATGGGTTTGGTTAATCAAGAACCGATCCTCTTTGCAACAACCATAAAAGAGAACATATTATTTGGAAAGGAGGGAACAACCATGGAAGAAGTGGAGAAGGCAGCTAAAGCTGCAAATGCTCATGACTTTATTATCAAGTTACCAGATGCATATGAAACTCAG GTTGGTCAATTTGGGCTGCAGTTATCTGGAGGACAAAAGCAGCGAATAGCCATAGCGAGAGCTTTGATAAGAGACCCAAAAGTCCTGCTGCTTGATGAAGCAACAAGTGCACTTGATTCAGAGTCTGAAAGAGTGGTACAAGAAGCCCTCGATCATGCGTCTATGGGAAGAACTGCAATCGTCATAGCTCACCGCCTATCCACCATTAGAATGGCAAATAGGATAGTGGTTCTTCAACAAGGGAGAGTAATCGAGTCCGGGACACATGAAGAGCTAATGCAAATGACTGATGGGGAAGGTGGAGAGTACTACAAAATGGTGCAGTTGCAGCAACTAGCCACATTAAACGACGTCGCCAATACCCCTAGCCAAAAGACTGGAGGAAGAAGTAGCTATCGAAAGGGTACTACCCCACAAAGTCCATTCAACATGATCTCCAGTGCAGCCGCTACACCTGTTATGTACCCGTTTAGCCCAGCATTTTCCCGAAGTGCACCATTCTCAGCTCCTTACTCCGTTCAGTTTGAAGAATCCTATGAAAGTGATGATAGCCATTTCACAAAAGAGGTTTATCGAGCACCTTCACAATTGCGGTTACTGCAAATGAATGCTCCCGAGTGGGGCAGAGCCTTGCTTGGATGCATAGGAGCGATAGGTTCGGGAGCTGTTCAGCCAATAAATGCCTACTGTGTTGGGGCAGTTATATCTGTTTATTTCCGGACTGATAAATCCTCCATCCAATCCCACGCAAGGGTCTATTCTTTTGTATTCACCGGTCTTGCTGTTTTCAACTTCTTCACAAATCTTCTCCAACACTATAATTTTGCTGTCATGGGAGAAAAGCTAACCAGAAGGATAAGGGAGAAGCTGCTTGCTAAACTCATGACCTTTGAGATAGGATGGTTTGATCAAGATGAGAACATGAGTGCAGCCATATGTGCCCGGCTATCAACTGAAGCAAACATGGTTCGTTCCCTTGTGGGAGACCGCATGTCACTGCTAGCTCAAGCATTCTTTGCTGCTACATTTGCTTATACATTAGGACTTTTCCTAACATGGAAGCTGGCCCTAGTGATGATGGCAGCTCAACCCTTGCTCATTGGAAGCTTTTACGGGAGAAGTGTTCTGATGAAAAGTATGTCTGGTAAAGCACAGAAAGCTCAAAGGGAAGGAAGCCAATTAGCAAGTGAAGCTGTTATTAATCATAGAACTATAACTGCTTTCTCATCTCAGAGAAGGATAGTAGGGCTCTTTAAAGCCACATTAGAAGGTCCTAGGAAGGAAAGCATCCGACAATCTTGGTACGCCGGTGTAGGTCTGTGTAGCTCTCAATTCCTAGCTGCAGCTTCTACAGCTTTAGCATACTGGTATGGTGGGAAGCTATTGTCACAAGGGGAAATATCCCCTGAGAAACTTTTTCAAGCATTTCTAGCACTGCTTTTCACTGCGTATACAATTGCTGAGGCAGGAAGCATGACAAAAGATATATCTAGGGGAAGTAACGCCGTGGGTTCAGTCTTTGCAATCCTCGATAGAAACACCGAGATTAATCCAGATCATTCGTCAGCAATAGATGCAATGAGAACACAAATAAGGGGACATGTGGAGCTGAAAAGAGTATTCTTTGCTTACCCATCAAGACCAGACCAGCTGATTTTTAGAGGATTAAGCCTCGAGATAAGTGCAGGAACAACAGTAGCATTAGTTGGACAAAGTGGTTGTGGAAAATCAACTATAATTGGGCTTATTGAAAGATTTTATGATTCAGATAAAGGATCAGTCTATATCGACGAAAAGGATATAAAAGACTACAACTTGAGATCGCTGAGGAAAAGTATTGCATTAGTTAGCCAGGAACCAACTCTCTTTGCAGGAACTATCTATGAGAACATTGCCTATGGAAAAGAGAACGCCAAGGAATCTGAGATAAGAAAGGCAGCAGTGCTTGCTAATGCTCATGAGTTTATAAG TGGGATGAATGATGGATATGAAACTCAATGTGGACAAAGGGGAGTGCAGCTATCAGGAGGTCAGAAACAAAGAATAGCCATTGCCCGAGCAATACTCAAGAACCCAAAAATCCTGCTGTTAGATGAAGCAACTAGTGCTCTTGACACTGTATCTGAAAGCGCAATCCAAGAAGCACTAGAGAAGATGATGGTTGGTCGAACATGCATTGTTGTGGCTCACCGCCTGTCCACTATACAGAAAGCTACTTCTATTGCTGTCATCAAGGATGGAATAGTTGCAGAGCAAGGCTCGCATTCAGATCTACTTTCTATAGGAAAAAATGGCTCATATTATTCTCTGGTAAAATTGCAAGGGGGAAACTCTCCTTACAGGTAA